One genomic segment of Melospiza melodia melodia isolate bMelMel2 chromosome 22, bMelMel2.pri, whole genome shotgun sequence includes these proteins:
- the ADAMTS13 gene encoding A disintegrin and metalloproteinase with thrombospondin motifs 13 isoform X3 has protein sequence MAVSLALRALAVLPLGLCWLPEKFLGALDAGDVVSYFGSSSVADVPEFVVAEPACPCQEEHFGVRPCRVQHCSIQAWGQLYAFEFLEDHALLSSSFVSSQVVNSSFVLLRRFPGSCFAGGKALQPPGASSRVTFCEGQLQGVVTVGEERIHIRPVRSKDVALLKDLGFSSPHILFKSAAREAKPTRAGWAPPRLHKRAEAAVKHLELMVVAGPDVYLYHKEDTERYILANLNIGAELLRDASLGAHFRVHLMQMLVLREPEAEVNITTNITSSLISVCEWSKKVNPQNDSDPQHADIVLYITRFDLELPDGNKELRGVTQLGGVCSSFWSCVITQDTGFDLGVTIAHEIGHSLGIAHDGEGNLCSSSGYIMGSAGNHNSIDLTWSPCSREQFLALVSTGQTSCLNDLPAMDGSIPGWKPGLYYGADEQCKIAFGSVATACTFADTNVDICKVLSCHVHPADKSSCTRLLVPLLDGTECGINKWCSKGQCSSLEELNPMAVVHGHWSAWSPVSPCSRSCGGGVVLRQRFCNNPRPAFGGQQCHGASVQAEMCNTQACLITQQDFMAEQCAATNLKPLYLDVETPSFYTWTSAVGFAKGDLLCKHMCRAVGKEFMVSRGDNFLDGTRCEQDDTEHHGDLHLCVMGRCRAFGCDGRMGSRKAMDPCKVCGGDNSTCTQVSGAYTEGKAKEYVTFLSLPYNTTSVHVTNRKPLFTHLAVKVKGEYVVAGKGKISLNVTYPSVLEDKQIKYRVFLTQDNLPSLEEIHVDGPTQEEIEIQVYRRYTKEYGNATNPDITFSYFVPKESLSYLWVPQQGPCSVTCGEGVQPVAHVCFDQTKNEVTEDQKCQELPQPLPEHKPCAMEPCLYRWKMSQRDECSAVCGTGVAQQNLTCVQFHDGLETVVDDSLCPAEDKPLSLVPCVVNVCPLGWDKEEDAHLLQPLEPLGHVQLENQTVYVWSPVAGECSVSCGRGKTQLHYVCVAFDTKEETQEENCQPVPKPESRVEVCELNPCPPRWKVTPAGPCSSSCGLGLAVQLVTCVQTLHGQEVLQEEHLCPVAEKPLTSVPCVIRMCSYEWSFSEWSECSTSCGNGIQTRQDFCLSSLTHKPVNPLFCRHFPKAIVARGCSAGPCPEQGGTQSPGAQLHSVTPATHLPTAAAAPEHRHTDLGVPLSAGPREQTKPSGGVCGNLFLNATGIINMTGVESRDCTVTIGRPLREEISVTILESSLNCTAGEILLFSGRMMWRTGCRKLPLSLINSRTNTLIVKQRVVLPGNGVILQYNSRTATKKYYQDCDQQLFGPQGEIVNPVQVPAEGQGVVCRTFITVAPRQRISIRALNADLGTEGNHTHFNYILVRDVSTMRTVVFHGKQQFLWQSTGSQAEIEFHKNVKDHRTHFWAEYHAIEPK, from the exons ATGGCCGTCAGCTTGGCGCTGCGGGCGCTCGCCGTGCTcccgctggggctgtgctggctccctGAG AAATTCTTGGGCGCTCTGGATGCGGGAGATGTTGTGTCTTACTTTGGAAGCAGCTCAGTGGCTGATG TACCTGAATTTGTTGTGGCTGAGCCAGCTTGCCCTTGTCAAGAAGAACATTTTGGGGTGAGGCCCTGTCGGGTCCAGCACTGCTCCATCCAGGCCTGGGGCCAGCTCTATGCCTTTGAATTCCTAGAGGACCATgccctcctttcctcctcctttgtGAGCAGCCAGGTGGTGAACTCTTCCTTTGTTTTACTGAGGAGATTCCCAGGGAGCTGCTTTGCAGGTGGGAAagccctgcagcctcctgggGCCAGCAGCAGAGTCACTTTCTGTGAAGGGCAGCTG CAAGGAGTGGTCACCGTGGGAGAGGAGAGGATTCACATCAGGCCAGTCAGGAGCAAAGATGTGGCTCTGCTGAAGGACCTCGGCTTCTCCAGCCCCCACATCCTCTTCAAAAGTGCTGCAAGAGAGGCAAAACCAACCAGAG CAGGGTGGGCTCCTCCTCGCCTGCACAAGAGGGCTGAGGCAGCTGTCAAACATCTGGAGCTGATGGTGGTGGCAGGGCCAGATGTTTACTTGTACCACAAAGAGGACACAGAACGTTACATCCTGGCCAACCTGAACATT ggagcagagctgctcagaGATGCCTCACTGGGGGCTCATTTCAGAGTTCACCTCATGCAAATGCTGGTTTTGAGGGAGCCAGAG GCAGAGGTGAACATCACCACCAAcatcacctcctccctcatcagCGTCTGTGAGTGGAGCAAGAAGGTGAACCCCCAGAACGACTCTGACCCCCAGCACGCTGACATTGTCCTCTACATCACCAG GTTTGACCTGGAGTTGCCTGATGGGAACAAGGAACTTCGTGGGGTGACTCAGTTAGGGGGAGTCTGCTCCTCCTTCTGGAGCTGTGTCATTACCCAGGACACTGGCTTTGACCTTGGAGTCACCATAGCCCATGAGATTGGGCACAG CCTTGGCATTGCCCACGATGGAGAGGGGAATCTGTGCAGCAGCAGTGGTTACATCATGGGCTCAGCAGGAAACCACAACAGCATCGATCTCACCTGGTCTCCCTGCAGCCGGGAGCAGTTCCTGGCCCTTGTCAG TACAGGCCAAACAAGCTGCTTGAATGACCTGCCGGCCATGGACGGCAGCATCCCGGGGTGGAAGCCTGGCTTGTACTACGGAGCAGATGAGCAGTGTAAAATCGCCTTTGGGAGTGTGGCCACAGCTTGCACCTTTGCTGACACCAATGTT GACATCTGTAAAGTTCTCTCATGCCATGTACATCCAGCAGACAAATCCAGCTGTACTCGGCTTCTGGTGCCCCTCCTGGATGGGACTGAGTGTGGGATCAACAAG TGGTGCTCCAAGGGTCAGTGCAGCTCTCTGGAGGAACTGAACCCCATGGCTGTGGTCCATGGGCACTGGTCTGCCTggagccccgtgtccccctgCTCCCGCAGCTGCGGCGGGGGGGTGGTGCTGAGGCAGCGCTTCTGTAACAACCCCAG GCCTGCTTTTGGGGGGCAGCAGTGCCACGGTGCCAGCGTGCAAGCAGAGATGTGCAATACACAG GCCTGTCTGATCACCCAGCAGGACTTCATGGCTGAACAATGTGCAGCAACAAATTTAAAGCCACTGTACCTTGATGTAGAAACACCATCCTTTTATACCTGGACCTCTGCTGTTGGCTTTGCCAAGG GAGACCTGCTCTGCAAGCACATGTGCAGGGCTGTGGGCAAGGAGTTCATGGTGAGCCGCGGGGACAATTTCCTGGATGGAACCAGGTGTGAGCAGGATGACACAGAGCACCACGGGGATCTCCATCTGTGTGTCATGGGGAGATGCAGA GCATTTGGGTGTGATGGCCGGATGGGCTCCAGGAAGGCCATGGATCCCTGCAAGGTCTGTGGGGGTGACAACTCCACCTGCACCCAAGTGAGTGGAGCCTACACAGAAGGGAAAGCTAAAG AGTATGTGACATTTCTGTCCCTGCCCTACAACACCACCTCAGTCCATGTCACCAACAGGAAGCCTCTCTTCACACACCTGG CTGTGAAGGTTAAAGGAGAGTACGTGGTggctggaaaaggaaaaatcTCACTGAATGTCACCTACCCATCAGTTCTGGAGGACAAGCAGATCAAATACCGAGTGTTTCTCACCCAGGACAACCTGCCAAGCCTGGAGGAAATCCATGTGGATGGGCCAACACAGGAAGAAATTGAAATACAG GTCTACAGGAGGTACACAAAAGAATATGGCAATGCCACCAACCCTGACATCACCTTCAGCTACTTTGTCCCCAAGGAGAGCCTGAGCTATCTGTGGGTTCCTCAGCAGGGCCCATGTTCAGTGACCTgtggggaag GGGTGCAGCCAGTGGCTCATGTGTGCTTTGATCAGACCAAGAATGAAGTGACAGAGGATCAGAAGTGTCAGGAGCTGCCACAGCCCCTCCCAgagcacaagccctgtgccatggAGCCGTGCCTCTACAG GTGGAAGATGTCTCAGAGAGATGAATGCTCTGCTGTGTGTGGGACTGGAGTTGCCCAGCAGAACCTGACCTGTGTGCAGTTCCATGATGGCCTGGAGACTGTGGTGGATgacagcctgtgcccagcagagGACAAACCCCTCTCCCTTGTGCCATGTGTGGTCAATGTCTGCCCTTTGGGCTGGGACAAA GAGGAAGATGCACACTTACTTCAGCCTCTGGAGCCACTTGGACATGTCCAGCTGGAAAATCAGACTGTGTATGTCTGGAGCCCTGTAGCTGGGGAGTGTTCTGTCTCCTGTGGTAGAG GTAAGACTCAGCTGCATTATGTTTGTGTGGCTTTTGACACcaaagaagaaacccaggaggaAAACTGTCAGCCAGTGCCAAAGCCAGAGAGCAGGGTGGAAGTCTGTGAGCTCAACCCCTGCCCACCAAG GTGGAAGGTAACCCCAGCTGGGCCCTGCTCCTCCAGCTGTgggctgggcttggcagtgcaGCTGGTCACCTGTGTGCAGACCCTGCATGGCCAGGAGGTGTTGCAGGAGGAACATTTGTGCCCTGTGGCAGAGAAGCCCCTgaccagtgtcccctgtgtcatcCGCATGTGCTCTTACGAGTGGAGCTTCAGCGAGTGGTCAGAG TGCTCAACATCCTGTGGGAATGGCATTCAGACCAGGCAGGATTTCTGCCTCAGCTCTCTGACCCACAAGCCGGTGAACCCCCTTTTCTGCCGGCACTTCCCCAAGGCCATCGTGGCGcgtggctgctctgcaggacccTGTCCTGAGCAGGGGGGGACCCAGTCCCCTGGGGCACAGCTGCATTCAGTGACACCAGCCACACACCTgccaacagctgcagctgccccagagcaCAGACACACGGACCTGGgtgtgcctctgtctgctgggccCCGGGAGCAGACAAAGCccagtggag gtGTCTGTGGAAACCTGTTTCTCAATGCCACTGGCATCATCAACATGACAGGCGTGGAGAGCAGGGACTGCACGGTGACCATCGGGCGTCCCCTGAGGGAGGAGATCTCAGTGACCATCCTGGAGAGCTCCCTCAACTGCACTGCAG GTGAGATCCTGCTGTTTTCTGGGCGAATGATGTGGCGGAcaggctgcaggaagctccctctGTCACTGATAAATTCCAGAACCAACACACTGATTGTGAAACAGCGAGTTGTGCTGCCAGGAAACGGGGTCATTCTGCAGTACAACAGCAGAACTGCAACCAAAAAATATTACCAAG ACTGTGACCAGCAGCTGTTTGGCCCCCAGGGTGAAATAGTGAATCCTGTGCAGGTTCCTGCTGAGGGGCAGGGCGTGGTGTGCCGGACGTTCATCACGGTGGCGCCGCGGCAGCGCATCTCCATCCGCGCCCTCAACGCTGACCTGGGCACTGAGGGCAACCACACTCACTTCAACTACATCCTG GTCCGAGATGTCAGCACCATGAGGACAGTGGTGTTCCATGGGAAGCAGCAGTTCCTCTGGCAGTCAACAGGAAGCCAAGCTGAAATTGAATTCCATAAGAATGTTAAGGATCACAGAACCCATTTCTGGGCTGAATATCATGCTATTGAGCCTAAATAA
- the ADAMTS13 gene encoding A disintegrin and metalloproteinase with thrombospondin motifs 13 isoform X2: protein MAVSLALRALAVLPLGLCWLPEKFLGALDAGDVVSYFGSSSVADVPEFVVAEPACPCQEEHFGVRPCRVQHCSIQAWGQLYAFEFLEDHALLSSSFVSSQVVNSSFVLLRRFPGSCFAGGKALQPPGASSRVTFCEGQLQGVVTVGEERIHIRPVRSKDVALLKDLGFSSPHILFKSAAREAKPTRGWAPPRLHKRAEAAVKHLELMVVAGPDVYLYHKEDTERYILANLNIGAELLRDASLGAHFRVHLMQMLVLREPEAEVNITTNITSSLISVCEWSKKVNPQNDSDPQHADIVLYITRFDLELPDGNKELRGVTQLGGVCSSFWSCVITQDTGFDLGVTIAHEIGHSLGIAHDGEGNLCSSSGYIMGSAGNHNSIDLTWSPCSREQFLALVSTGQTSCLNDLPAMDGSIPGWKPGLYYGADEQCKIAFGSVATACTFADTNVDICKVLSCHVHPADKSSCTRLLVPLLDGTECGINKWCSKGQCSSLEELNPMAVVHGHWSAWSPVSPCSRSCGGGVVLRQRFCNNPRPAFGGQQCHGASVQAEMCNTQACLITQQDFMAEQCAATNLKPLYLDVETPSFYTWTSAVGFAKGDLLCKHMCRAVGKEFMVSRGDNFLDGTRCEQDDTEHHGDLHLCVMGRCRAFGCDGRMGSRKAMDPCKVCGGDNSTCTQVSGAYTEGKAKEYVTFLSLPYNTTSVHVTNRKPLFTHLAVKVKGEYVVAGKGKISLNVTYPSVLEDKQIKYRVFLTQDNLPSLEEIHVDGPTQEEIEIQVYRRYTKEYGNATNPDITFSYFVPKESLSYLWVPQQGPCSVTCGEGVQPVAHVCFDQTKNEVTEDQKCQELPQPLPEHKPCAMEPCLYRWKMSQRDECSAVCGTGVAQQNLTCVQFHDGLETVVDDSLCPAEDKPLSLVPCVVNVCPLGWDKGSCFLLCSEEEDAHLLQPLEPLGHVQLENQTVYVWSPVAGECSVSCGRGKTQLHYVCVAFDTKEETQEENCQPVPKPESRVEVCELNPCPPRWKVTPAGPCSSSCGLGLAVQLVTCVQTLHGQEVLQEEHLCPVAEKPLTSVPCVIRMCSYEWSFSEWSECSTSCGNGIQTRQDFCLSSLTHKPVNPLFCRHFPKAIVARGCSAGPCPEQGGTQSPGAQLHSVTPATHLPTAAAAPEHRHTDLGVPLSAGPREQTKPSGGVCGNLFLNATGIINMTGVESRDCTVTIGRPLREEISVTILESSLNCTAGEILLFSGRMMWRTGCRKLPLSLINSRTNTLIVKQRVVLPGNGVILQYNSRTATKKYYQDCDQQLFGPQGEIVNPVQVPAEGQGVVCRTFITVAPRQRISIRALNADLGTEGNHTHFNYILVRDVSTMRTVVFHGKQQFLWQSTGSQAEIEFHKNVKDHRTHFWAEYHAIEPK, encoded by the exons ATGGCCGTCAGCTTGGCGCTGCGGGCGCTCGCCGTGCTcccgctggggctgtgctggctccctGAG AAATTCTTGGGCGCTCTGGATGCGGGAGATGTTGTGTCTTACTTTGGAAGCAGCTCAGTGGCTGATG TACCTGAATTTGTTGTGGCTGAGCCAGCTTGCCCTTGTCAAGAAGAACATTTTGGGGTGAGGCCCTGTCGGGTCCAGCACTGCTCCATCCAGGCCTGGGGCCAGCTCTATGCCTTTGAATTCCTAGAGGACCATgccctcctttcctcctcctttgtGAGCAGCCAGGTGGTGAACTCTTCCTTTGTTTTACTGAGGAGATTCCCAGGGAGCTGCTTTGCAGGTGGGAAagccctgcagcctcctgggGCCAGCAGCAGAGTCACTTTCTGTGAAGGGCAGCTG CAAGGAGTGGTCACCGTGGGAGAGGAGAGGATTCACATCAGGCCAGTCAGGAGCAAAGATGTGGCTCTGCTGAAGGACCTCGGCTTCTCCAGCCCCCACATCCTCTTCAAAAGTGCTGCAAGAGAGGCAAAACCAACCAGAG GGTGGGCTCCTCCTCGCCTGCACAAGAGGGCTGAGGCAGCTGTCAAACATCTGGAGCTGATGGTGGTGGCAGGGCCAGATGTTTACTTGTACCACAAAGAGGACACAGAACGTTACATCCTGGCCAACCTGAACATT ggagcagagctgctcagaGATGCCTCACTGGGGGCTCATTTCAGAGTTCACCTCATGCAAATGCTGGTTTTGAGGGAGCCAGAG GCAGAGGTGAACATCACCACCAAcatcacctcctccctcatcagCGTCTGTGAGTGGAGCAAGAAGGTGAACCCCCAGAACGACTCTGACCCCCAGCACGCTGACATTGTCCTCTACATCACCAG GTTTGACCTGGAGTTGCCTGATGGGAACAAGGAACTTCGTGGGGTGACTCAGTTAGGGGGAGTCTGCTCCTCCTTCTGGAGCTGTGTCATTACCCAGGACACTGGCTTTGACCTTGGAGTCACCATAGCCCATGAGATTGGGCACAG CCTTGGCATTGCCCACGATGGAGAGGGGAATCTGTGCAGCAGCAGTGGTTACATCATGGGCTCAGCAGGAAACCACAACAGCATCGATCTCACCTGGTCTCCCTGCAGCCGGGAGCAGTTCCTGGCCCTTGTCAG TACAGGCCAAACAAGCTGCTTGAATGACCTGCCGGCCATGGACGGCAGCATCCCGGGGTGGAAGCCTGGCTTGTACTACGGAGCAGATGAGCAGTGTAAAATCGCCTTTGGGAGTGTGGCCACAGCTTGCACCTTTGCTGACACCAATGTT GACATCTGTAAAGTTCTCTCATGCCATGTACATCCAGCAGACAAATCCAGCTGTACTCGGCTTCTGGTGCCCCTCCTGGATGGGACTGAGTGTGGGATCAACAAG TGGTGCTCCAAGGGTCAGTGCAGCTCTCTGGAGGAACTGAACCCCATGGCTGTGGTCCATGGGCACTGGTCTGCCTggagccccgtgtccccctgCTCCCGCAGCTGCGGCGGGGGGGTGGTGCTGAGGCAGCGCTTCTGTAACAACCCCAG GCCTGCTTTTGGGGGGCAGCAGTGCCACGGTGCCAGCGTGCAAGCAGAGATGTGCAATACACAG GCCTGTCTGATCACCCAGCAGGACTTCATGGCTGAACAATGTGCAGCAACAAATTTAAAGCCACTGTACCTTGATGTAGAAACACCATCCTTTTATACCTGGACCTCTGCTGTTGGCTTTGCCAAGG GAGACCTGCTCTGCAAGCACATGTGCAGGGCTGTGGGCAAGGAGTTCATGGTGAGCCGCGGGGACAATTTCCTGGATGGAACCAGGTGTGAGCAGGATGACACAGAGCACCACGGGGATCTCCATCTGTGTGTCATGGGGAGATGCAGA GCATTTGGGTGTGATGGCCGGATGGGCTCCAGGAAGGCCATGGATCCCTGCAAGGTCTGTGGGGGTGACAACTCCACCTGCACCCAAGTGAGTGGAGCCTACACAGAAGGGAAAGCTAAAG AGTATGTGACATTTCTGTCCCTGCCCTACAACACCACCTCAGTCCATGTCACCAACAGGAAGCCTCTCTTCACACACCTGG CTGTGAAGGTTAAAGGAGAGTACGTGGTggctggaaaaggaaaaatcTCACTGAATGTCACCTACCCATCAGTTCTGGAGGACAAGCAGATCAAATACCGAGTGTTTCTCACCCAGGACAACCTGCCAAGCCTGGAGGAAATCCATGTGGATGGGCCAACACAGGAAGAAATTGAAATACAG GTCTACAGGAGGTACACAAAAGAATATGGCAATGCCACCAACCCTGACATCACCTTCAGCTACTTTGTCCCCAAGGAGAGCCTGAGCTATCTGTGGGTTCCTCAGCAGGGCCCATGTTCAGTGACCTgtggggaag GGGTGCAGCCAGTGGCTCATGTGTGCTTTGATCAGACCAAGAATGAAGTGACAGAGGATCAGAAGTGTCAGGAGCTGCCACAGCCCCTCCCAgagcacaagccctgtgccatggAGCCGTGCCTCTACAG GTGGAAGATGTCTCAGAGAGATGAATGCTCTGCTGTGTGTGGGACTGGAGTTGCCCAGCAGAACCTGACCTGTGTGCAGTTCCATGATGGCCTGGAGACTGTGGTGGATgacagcctgtgcccagcagagGACAAACCCCTCTCCCTTGTGCCATGTGTGGTCAATGTCTGCCCTTTGGGCTGGGACAAA GGCAGCTGTTTTTTGCTCTGTTCTGAGGAGGAAGATGCACACTTACTTCAGCCTCTGGAGCCACTTGGACATGTCCAGCTGGAAAATCAGACTGTGTATGTCTGGAGCCCTGTAGCTGGGGAGTGTTCTGTCTCCTGTGGTAGAG GTAAGACTCAGCTGCATTATGTTTGTGTGGCTTTTGACACcaaagaagaaacccaggaggaAAACTGTCAGCCAGTGCCAAAGCCAGAGAGCAGGGTGGAAGTCTGTGAGCTCAACCCCTGCCCACCAAG GTGGAAGGTAACCCCAGCTGGGCCCTGCTCCTCCAGCTGTgggctgggcttggcagtgcaGCTGGTCACCTGTGTGCAGACCCTGCATGGCCAGGAGGTGTTGCAGGAGGAACATTTGTGCCCTGTGGCAGAGAAGCCCCTgaccagtgtcccctgtgtcatcCGCATGTGCTCTTACGAGTGGAGCTTCAGCGAGTGGTCAGAG TGCTCAACATCCTGTGGGAATGGCATTCAGACCAGGCAGGATTTCTGCCTCAGCTCTCTGACCCACAAGCCGGTGAACCCCCTTTTCTGCCGGCACTTCCCCAAGGCCATCGTGGCGcgtggctgctctgcaggacccTGTCCTGAGCAGGGGGGGACCCAGTCCCCTGGGGCACAGCTGCATTCAGTGACACCAGCCACACACCTgccaacagctgcagctgccccagagcaCAGACACACGGACCTGGgtgtgcctctgtctgctgggccCCGGGAGCAGACAAAGCccagtggag gtGTCTGTGGAAACCTGTTTCTCAATGCCACTGGCATCATCAACATGACAGGCGTGGAGAGCAGGGACTGCACGGTGACCATCGGGCGTCCCCTGAGGGAGGAGATCTCAGTGACCATCCTGGAGAGCTCCCTCAACTGCACTGCAG GTGAGATCCTGCTGTTTTCTGGGCGAATGATGTGGCGGAcaggctgcaggaagctccctctGTCACTGATAAATTCCAGAACCAACACACTGATTGTGAAACAGCGAGTTGTGCTGCCAGGAAACGGGGTCATTCTGCAGTACAACAGCAGAACTGCAACCAAAAAATATTACCAAG ACTGTGACCAGCAGCTGTTTGGCCCCCAGGGTGAAATAGTGAATCCTGTGCAGGTTCCTGCTGAGGGGCAGGGCGTGGTGTGCCGGACGTTCATCACGGTGGCGCCGCGGCAGCGCATCTCCATCCGCGCCCTCAACGCTGACCTGGGCACTGAGGGCAACCACACTCACTTCAACTACATCCTG GTCCGAGATGTCAGCACCATGAGGACAGTGGTGTTCCATGGGAAGCAGCAGTTCCTCTGGCAGTCAACAGGAAGCCAAGCTGAAATTGAATTCCATAAGAATGTTAAGGATCACAGAACCCATTTCTGGGCTGAATATCATGCTATTGAGCCTAAATAA